A genomic segment from Cryptosporangium phraense encodes:
- a CDS encoding 5'-3' exonuclease: protein MLLDAASLYFRAFYGVPTSITAPDGTPINAVRGFLDMVSTLVTRYQPARLVACLDEDWRPAWRVALVPSYKEHRLAEVGGDPTVEEVPDQLAPQVPVLLEVLAAVGIATAGAPHYEADDVIGTLATRGPGPVDVVTGDRDLFQLVDDDRGVRVLYTGRGVAKLEELDAPAVRAKYGIEPSQYADFATLRGDPSDGLPGVAGIGEKTAAGLLGRWGDLAGLMAAVDAKAQALPATHWRKLDAAREYLAVAPDVVKVAREAPIPEVIDELPDAPVDPERVAALAERWGLESAVGRLEKALAG from the coding sequence ATGCTCCTGGACGCGGCCAGCCTGTACTTCCGCGCGTTCTACGGCGTACCGACGTCGATCACCGCGCCGGACGGGACGCCGATCAACGCCGTGCGTGGCTTCCTCGACATGGTCTCGACCCTGGTCACCCGGTACCAGCCGGCGCGGCTGGTCGCGTGCCTCGACGAGGACTGGCGGCCGGCCTGGCGGGTCGCGCTGGTGCCGTCGTACAAGGAGCACCGGCTGGCCGAGGTCGGCGGCGACCCGACCGTCGAGGAGGTTCCCGACCAGCTCGCGCCGCAGGTCCCGGTGCTGCTCGAGGTGCTGGCCGCGGTCGGCATCGCGACCGCGGGCGCGCCGCACTACGAGGCCGACGACGTGATCGGGACGCTGGCCACCCGCGGCCCCGGCCCGGTCGACGTGGTGACCGGCGACCGCGACCTGTTCCAGCTGGTCGACGACGACCGCGGCGTCCGCGTGCTCTACACCGGACGCGGGGTCGCGAAGCTGGAGGAACTGGACGCCCCGGCCGTGCGCGCGAAGTACGGCATCGAGCCGAGCCAGTACGCCGACTTCGCCACGCTGCGCGGCGACCCCAGCGACGGGCTGCCCGGCGTCGCCGGGATCGGCGAGAAGACCGCGGCCGGCCTGCTCGGACGCTGGGGCGACCTGGCCGGCCTGATGGCCGCGGTGGACGCCAAGGCACAAGCGCTCCCGGCCACGCACTGGCGCAAACTGGACGCGGCCCGGGAGTACCTCGCGGTCGCCCCGGACGTCGTGAAGGTGGCCCGGGAAGCGCCGATTCCCGAGGTGATCGACGAGCTGCCGGACGCGCCGGTCGACCCCGAGCGGGTCGCGGCGCTGGCCGAGCGCTGGGGCCTGGAGAGCGCGGTCGGCCGCCTCGAGAAGGCCCTGGCCGGCTGA
- a CDS encoding sensor histidine kinase, protein MPHDGQYDRGFLTDDAGGVPSARSAADGVDPAADHAAFQAAFGARGGGPAAGDFIDDFVDLVGHHLRTPLTAIRTLLELLADDSAGGLDAATAQRLVGAVKSNSDRMLRVIDTLFLLARARQSNTDHVPVDLAAVVDRVGTAVAPAANGSGVAVTVEATHPVWTVGDPVLLEQAIEHLAGNALRFTDRGGRLSLRALAGPEPVVEVQDTGIGIAPELQPGLLRPLRLVAGVDGGSAEGEGETHLGLGTISAIAQAHHGDLDVRSSPGTGTTFRLRLPALN, encoded by the coding sequence GTGCCGCACGATGGGCAGTACGACCGGGGGTTCCTCACCGACGATGCCGGTGGCGTTCCCAGCGCTCGGTCCGCGGCCGACGGTGTGGACCCGGCCGCGGACCACGCGGCCTTCCAGGCCGCGTTCGGTGCCCGCGGCGGCGGTCCGGCCGCCGGTGACTTCATCGACGACTTCGTCGATCTCGTCGGGCATCACCTACGGACGCCGCTGACCGCGATCCGGACGTTGCTCGAGCTGCTGGCCGACGACAGCGCGGGCGGGCTCGACGCGGCGACGGCCCAGCGGCTGGTCGGCGCGGTCAAGTCCAACTCCGACCGGATGCTGCGCGTCATCGACACGCTGTTCCTGCTGGCCCGGGCCCGGCAGTCGAACACCGATCACGTGCCGGTGGACCTGGCCGCGGTCGTCGACCGGGTCGGGACCGCGGTCGCGCCGGCCGCGAACGGCAGCGGGGTCGCGGTGACGGTCGAGGCGACGCATCCGGTCTGGACGGTGGGGGACCCGGTGCTGCTGGAACAGGCGATCGAGCACCTGGCCGGCAACGCGCTGCGGTTCACCGACCGCGGCGGCCGGCTGAGCCTGCGGGCCCTGGCCGGACCCGAGCCGGTCGTCGAGGTGCAGGACACCGGCATCGGCATCGCGCCCGAGCTCCAGCCCGGGCTGCTGCGCCCGCTGCGTCTGGTGGCCGGCGTCGACGGCGGCTCGGCCGAAGGCGAGGGGGAAACCCACCTCGGGTTGGGCACGATCAGCGCGATCGCCCAGGCGCACCACGGCGACCTCGACGTGAGGTCGTCGCCGGGTACGGGCACCACGTTCCGCCTGAGGTTGCCGGCGCTGAACTGA
- a CDS encoding DEAD/DEAH box helicase: MSSPAEQYAAARRRASYPAYTDFTAQLSFDLDDFQREACQALEDGGGVLVCAPTGAGKTVVGEFAVHLALRHGTKCFYTTPIKALSNQKYNDLVARYGAEQVGLLTGDNAINGDAPVVVMTTEVLRNMLYAGSAALTNLAFVVMDEVHYLADRFRGAVWEEVIIHLPESVALVSLSATVSNAEEFAEWLVTVRGDTAVVVSEHRPVPLWQHMLVGRRMFDLFTEKSTAEATQKDVDPDLTRFVRDQLRRVQYTRSGRPIRAKNLVPFRSDVIERLDAEGLLPAITFVFSRAGCDAAVQQCMAAGLRLTTPDERAEIRRIAEERTKDLAAEDLQVLGYWEWLDGLQRGLAAHHAGLLPVYKEVVEELFVRGLVKAVFATETLALGINMPARSVVLERLVKFNGETHVDLTAGEYTQLTGRAGRRGIDVEGHAVVVWSPEIDPRHVAGLASTRTYPLRSSFRPSYNMAVNLVGSVGRERARELLETSFAQFQADRAVVGLAKQAQRQHDALDAYQESMTCHLGDFAEYAALRRQIKERENSLAKQGAAQRRAAAADSLEKLRIGDVVMVPTGRRAGLAVVLDPGTQPLGEARPLVLTADRWAGRLSLADFTQEIDVLTRMRVPKHFNHRSPQARRDLASALRTAGADVAAVKRRKGRAAAADDDVLAELRAALRRHPCHGCNDREDHARWAERFDRLSRETHQLEQRVHNRTNSLARTFDQVCGLLESRGYLDGERVTDAGRGLARIWSESDLLVAECLRAGVWEGLSAPELAGAVSALVYEARRADESPAPVPNGPLRDTLAVIGRLASELHAEESQRGLSLTREPDYGFVWPAFRWARGEALERVLTSVAGIEGEMPAGDFVRWCRQVLDLLDQIAGAASAESGLRKTAREAIEATRRGIVAYTAVA; the protein is encoded by the coding sequence ATGAGCTCCCCCGCCGAGCAGTACGCGGCGGCTCGTCGGAGGGCCTCCTACCCGGCCTACACCGACTTCACCGCGCAGCTGTCGTTCGACCTCGATGATTTCCAGCGGGAGGCCTGCCAGGCACTCGAAGACGGTGGAGGGGTGCTGGTCTGCGCCCCGACCGGGGCCGGCAAGACCGTCGTCGGCGAGTTCGCGGTCCACCTGGCGCTGCGTCACGGCACCAAGTGCTTCTACACGACGCCGATCAAGGCGCTGTCCAACCAGAAGTACAACGACCTGGTCGCCCGGTACGGCGCCGAGCAGGTCGGCCTCCTCACCGGTGACAACGCGATCAACGGCGACGCGCCCGTGGTCGTGATGACCACCGAGGTCCTGCGGAACATGCTGTACGCCGGTTCCGCCGCGCTGACCAACCTCGCGTTCGTCGTCATGGACGAGGTGCACTACCTGGCCGACCGGTTCCGCGGTGCGGTCTGGGAGGAGGTGATCATCCACCTCCCCGAGTCGGTCGCGCTGGTCTCGCTGTCGGCGACGGTCAGCAACGCCGAGGAGTTCGCGGAGTGGCTGGTCACGGTCCGCGGTGACACCGCCGTCGTGGTGTCCGAGCACCGCCCGGTGCCGCTCTGGCAGCACATGCTGGTCGGCCGCCGGATGTTCGACCTGTTCACCGAGAAGTCGACCGCCGAGGCGACCCAGAAGGACGTCGACCCCGACCTGACCCGGTTCGTCCGGGACCAGCTCCGCCGGGTCCAGTACACCCGCAGCGGCCGGCCGATCCGGGCCAAGAACCTGGTGCCGTTCCGGTCCGACGTCATTGAGCGCCTGGACGCCGAGGGCCTGCTCCCGGCGATCACGTTCGTGTTCAGCCGGGCCGGCTGCGACGCGGCCGTCCAGCAGTGCATGGCCGCGGGCCTGCGCCTGACCACGCCGGACGAGCGGGCCGAGATCCGGCGCATCGCCGAGGAGCGCACCAAGGACCTCGCGGCCGAAGACCTGCAGGTGCTCGGCTACTGGGAGTGGCTCGACGGGCTGCAGCGCGGGCTGGCCGCCCACCACGCCGGCCTGCTGCCGGTCTACAAGGAGGTCGTCGAGGAGCTGTTCGTCCGCGGGCTGGTCAAGGCGGTGTTCGCCACCGAGACGCTGGCGCTGGGCATCAACATGCCGGCCCGGTCCGTCGTCCTCGAACGTCTGGTCAAGTTCAACGGCGAGACGCACGTCGACCTGACCGCGGGGGAGTACACGCAGCTCACCGGACGCGCCGGACGGCGCGGTATCGACGTCGAGGGCCACGCGGTCGTGGTCTGGTCGCCCGAGATCGACCCCCGGCACGTGGCCGGCCTGGCCTCGACCCGCACGTATCCGCTGCGGTCCAGCTTCCGGCCGTCCTACAACATGGCGGTCAACCTGGTCGGGTCGGTCGGGCGCGAACGCGCCCGCGAGCTGCTGGAGACGTCGTTCGCGCAGTTCCAGGCCGACCGGGCGGTGGTCGGCCTGGCCAAGCAGGCCCAGCGGCAGCACGACGCGCTCGACGCCTACCAGGAGTCGATGACCTGCCACCTCGGTGACTTCGCCGAGTACGCGGCGCTCCGGCGGCAGATCAAGGAGCGCGAGAACTCGCTGGCCAAGCAGGGTGCGGCCCAGCGCCGGGCGGCCGCGGCCGACTCGCTGGAGAAGCTGCGGATCGGCGACGTCGTGATGGTGCCGACCGGCCGTCGCGCGGGCCTGGCCGTCGTCCTCGACCCCGGGACGCAGCCGCTCGGCGAGGCGCGGCCGCTCGTCCTCACCGCGGACCGGTGGGCCGGACGCCTGTCGCTGGCCGATTTCACGCAGGAGATCGACGTCCTGACCCGGATGCGGGTGCCGAAGCACTTCAATCACCGGTCGCCGCAGGCGCGCCGGGACCTCGCGTCCGCTCTGCGGACGGCCGGGGCCGACGTGGCCGCGGTCAAGCGGCGGAAGGGCCGCGCGGCCGCGGCCGACGACGACGTGCTGGCCGAGCTGCGCGCCGCGCTGCGCAGGCACCCGTGCCACGGCTGCAACGACCGCGAGGACCACGCCCGCTGGGCCGAGCGGTTCGACCGGCTCTCGCGGGAGACGCACCAGCTCGAGCAGCGCGTCCACAACCGCACGAACTCCCTCGCGCGGACGTTCGACCAGGTCTGCGGCCTGCTGGAGAGCCGGGGCTACCTCGACGGCGAGCGGGTCACCGACGCCGGTCGCGGGCTGGCCCGGATCTGGTCGGAGTCCGACCTGCTGGTCGCCGAGTGCCTGCGCGCCGGGGTCTGGGAGGGCCTGTCGGCGCCCGAGCTGGCCGGCGCGGTGTCCGCGCTGGTGTACGAGGCGCGGCGGGCCGACGAGAGCCCGGCGCCGGTGCCGAACGGGCCGCTCCGGGACACGCTGGCGGTGATCGGCCGGCTCGCCTCCGAGCTGCACGCCGAGGAGAGCCAGCGTGGGTTGTCGCTGACCCGCGAGCCCGACTACGGGTTCGTGTGGCCGGCGTTCCGATGGGCGCGCGGCGAGGCGCTGGAGCGGGTGCTCACGTCGGTGGCCGGTATCGAGGGCGAGATGCCGGCCGGGGACTTCGTCCGCTGGTGCCGGCAGGTCCTCGACCTGCTCGACCAGATCGCCGGCGCGGCCTCGGCCGAGAGCGGACTCCGCAAGACCGCCCGCGAGGCGATCGAAGCCACTCGCCGAGGCATCGTCGCGTATACGGCTGTCGCTTAA